A window of Natronococcus sp. CG52 genomic DNA:
GTCTCCTGGATAGCCGTGCTCGCTGGCGACGACTCTGCTATCCGGCGTCGGCTCGGATCCGTCCTCGGAGAGATCGGCGATCGCGCTCTCGAGCGTCTCGATCTGGCTGGCGATCTCGTCGGTGCAATCGACCTCCGACCCGATTTCCTCGAGGTACCCCTCGAGTTCGTCGAGTCGATCGCTTCCCGATCGGTCAAGTGATCTCATATGTGTACAGACAGCGGTTCACCAAATCACGCTACCAGTCGCTCTGCTCTCCTTTCGCGCGGTGATAGCGGTGCGTGTTCGTACCCTGGACGGTCGCGAATAATAAACTGGGAGCTTTCGTCCGACTGGAAAGCGCTGTGTGGTAGCTATTCGGAACGACGGTGCCGGAGGTTCGATCTAACTCGGCAATCGTCCCCTTCGCTCGAGGAAGAGGAGGACAACGATCGTGGCACCGAGGAAGAGCGCGGCACTGCTAAACACCGAGTCGTAGGAGTAGCCGCGCTCGATGAACAGGCCGACGGCGGACGAACCGACCGCTTGCGTGAGCATCCACGTAGAACTGAACACGGCGTAGGCGCTGCCGCGTGCCGAATCCGGAAGCGTTCCGAGGAGGTACGTATCGATAGCCGGGAACAGGGCGTGGATGACGAAGCCGATGATCGTGGTGATTACGATCAGTGCAACCAGACCTTCCGCGATGGTCAAGAGAAGAATGCTCACGGAGAAGGCACCGACGATTCCGAGCAGATACGGGATTTGCGGAAATCTGTCCGCCAGATCGCCGCCGAAGTAAAACGCGGGAACGCCAGCAGTGAAGACGATCGTGAGCATCGCTCCCGCCGCCCAGTCGGAGAGCCCTTTCGACTGCATGTACAGTTCGTAGAAGTTGAACAGGCCCTGCCAGACGAACGATGCTGCGCCGACGATTGCTAATCCCGTTACGATGAGACGCCACTCCGAAAGCGCGCCGGCCACGAAGCTTCGATCGTCCTGTCCCGCCGTCGGCATATCGGTCTTCCTCGCAACGAACCACGTATAGGCCGTTGTCACTGCTGCACCAACCGCGATCGCCCACAGCGAGAGTCGCCAGTCGACGAAGAGTGCGAGGACGACGAACGGGGCGGCAATCACCGCGGCAACCTGGCTGGCGGCCCCGTGGATCCCCAGGATCCGTCCGACGCGCTCGGGATACA
This region includes:
- a CDS encoding MFS transporter, giving the protein MTRARLFASLCGFVFLVNLARIVFAPLLSVFIAEFGIGEATAGLIVTLAWVGSAAPRLPTGWILTKVPRHHVVVSSGVILSISSGIAATATTVRHLMVGAFLMGIASGVYFVSANPLLSELYPERVGRILGIHGAASQVAAVIAAPFVVLALFVDWRLSLWAIAVGAAVTTAYTWFVARKTDMPTAGQDDRSFVAGALSEWRLIVTGLAIVGAASFVWQGLFNFYELYMQSKGLSDWAAGAMLTIVFTAGVPAFYFGGDLADRFPQIPYLLGIVGAFSVSILLLTIAEGLVALIVITTIIGFVIHALFPAIDTYLLGTLPDSARGSAYAVFSSTWMLTQAVGSSAVGLFIERGYSYDSVFSSAALFLGATIVVLLFLERRGRLPS